DNA sequence from the Peptoniphilus sp. GNH genome:
AAGCAAGCTAAAGGACAACATCTTAAAGAATAAGACTAAAGGAAGTCTATCTTCTGGAGTCTTATTATCTGGAGCAAAGTCCTCAGAGTTAGTGAGAGATTATTTAAGTTCAGGATCTGACAATACTGGTGTAGAATCTGGAGAAAAGGTCGCTAATGTAAGCTCTAAACTCCAGCATGGAATAAGGAAGTATAAGCTAGACAAAAAGAAAAAGTCCTTAAAAAAGTTATCTAAACTTGATAAGAAAATAAGAAAGAGAAAAAGCAAGTTGGAGTTTAAAAGTGGTTTGGAAGATTTAAAAAAGTCAGACGCCTATATAAAGAAAAATAGATTTAAGAAGTTTTACCAGAGAAAACAAATGAAAAGCATGATAGCTAAAAAGCACGAAACAAGACTGGTAGATAGAGTTAAAAAAGCTATTTTAAGTTTAGGTAAGGCTTCTAAAGAGCTAATCGTAAGAAAAAGTAAGATGGTTCTATTTCTAGTAATAGGACTAGGTCTTATGCTATCAATCATGATTGGTGGTGGAAGTGTTGGTATGAGTGGACTAAGCAACTCAGTAAACTCAGTAATGACAACAACATACCTATCACAAGATACAGTTCTAAGTGAAGTTAATCAAGAATTTTCATCAATGGAATATGACCTACAATCACAAATAGAAAGTGTAAAAACAAGTCATCCTGGATATGACGAATATATCATAAATAAAGAAGGAGAAATTGGTCATAATACCCATGAACTTTTATCCTATATAACTTCAAGATGTGGAGAAGTAAAATCAGCATCTGAAGTAAAAGGAATTTTAAAAGAACTTTTCGACAAGATGTATAAGCTTGACTTTAAAGAAGAAATTGAAATTAGAACAAGAACAGTAGCAAGAACAAGATATGATAGTCGTGGCAATCCTTATACTAGCTATGAAAAAGAAGAGTACGAATATAAAAGGTTAATTGTAACTTTAAAGAAAAAAGAAATGGATGAAGTTGTTAGGGAAATATTTAAAGATTATCCAGACAATGTAGTTCATTATGAAGCTCTTCTTGAAGCTAAGGGGAATATGGGAGATGTTTTTGGATTAGGTAATGGGGACTTAGGAGAAATAGTAGACAATCCAAACTTTGGAAATCCTGGTCTTGCTTTTGATTCAGCTACTGCAAAAGCCTTATTTAATGAAGCAGAAAAACATATAGGTAAAAGATATGTGTTTGGAGCAAGTGGACCATCTAACTTTGACTGTTCAGGTTTTGTATGTTGGTCATTTACAAAGTCTGGTGTAAAGAGAATGCCAAGAACAACTGCATGGAGAATATATAAAGACTATTGTAATCCAGTAAGTCCAAGTGAAGCTCAACCTGGAGATATTATATTTTTCCACTCAACATATAACAGTGGAACACCAATATCTCACGTAGGAATATACGCAGGTAACGGAATGATGATTCACGCAGGAGATCCAATTCAATACACATCAATAAATTCAAAATATTGGAAATCACACTTTTATGGTTTTGGAAGACCAAGATAGAAGGGAGATATTATGTGAACAGAAAACTTATAAGTATTAGGAATAAAAAGAAAAAAATGGAAGAGAAATTGAAAGATTTAAATGCAAAATATAAAGAAATTTGCGATGAAGAAATACAAGTTGAAAATGAAGAAATAATTGTAACTCTTAGGAGGAACAATATT
Encoded proteins:
- a CDS encoding NlpC/P60 family protein; the encoded protein is MDKKLKKDFQKKIIRNRDAPEKNMDSKLVHSDDYTNKIIKTKDRFGDKISEKESKLIHENVLAKDQKQDKLKDFQKAKNKERIRKEVLDNKDKAGGTKQANLEIRSDESFKFDEDLDVDFKKVNFDSENSRNINSNKLTTDDISAKSKPINNKKPSSKRQVLKNYEDKLIHSKDKFQDKINEKESKRIQTSEDKPIEAKKNKRIYRKDKLVKDGVSKNESNTNIDKNQKQKLYQEKKFRDKEKISKEIDKENKLSEVDTEKTFDNPEIKDNNLEFIKDEKETSLKSSEQKKVNKKKTYYKRKNYESDKFTRKKIDDLKNESKKVTTKDSKKAQDVKDFISDKKIGELEKSKSKLKDNILKNKTKGSLSSGVLLSGAKSSELVRDYLSSGSDNTGVESGEKVANVSSKLQHGIRKYKLDKKKKSLKKLSKLDKKIRKRKSKLEFKSGLEDLKKSDAYIKKNRFKKFYQRKQMKSMIAKKHETRLVDRVKKAILSLGKASKELIVRKSKMVLFLVIGLGLMLSIMIGGGSVGMSGLSNSVNSVMTTTYLSQDTVLSEVNQEFSSMEYDLQSQIESVKTSHPGYDEYIINKEGEIGHNTHELLSYITSRCGEVKSASEVKGILKELFDKMYKLDFKEEIEIRTRTVARTRYDSRGNPYTSYEKEEYEYKRLIVTLKKKEMDEVVREIFKDYPDNVVHYEALLEAKGNMGDVFGLGNGDLGEIVDNPNFGNPGLAFDSATAKALFNEAEKHIGKRYVFGASGPSNFDCSGFVCWSFTKSGVKRMPRTTAWRIYKDYCNPVSPSEAQPGDIIFFHSTYNSGTPISHVGIYAGNGMMIHAGDPIQYTSINSKYWKSHFYGFGRPR